The Topomyia yanbarensis strain Yona2022 unplaced genomic scaffold, ASM3024719v1 HiC_scaffold_6, whole genome shotgun sequence genome contains a region encoding:
- the LOC131695842 gene encoding histone H2B-like, producing MAPKASGKAVKKSGGGGGKAQKNIATKAGGGEKKKRKQRRKESYAIYIYKVLKQVHPDTGVSSKAMSIMNSFVNDIFERIANEASRLAHYNRRSTITSREVQTAVRLLLPGELAKHAVSEGTKAVTKYTSSK from the coding sequence atggcaccgaaagccagcggaaaggctgtgaaaaaatccggcggcggcggtggcaaggcacagaagaacatcgccacaaaagcaggaggaggagagaagaagaagcgaaagcaacggcgcaaggaaagctacgctatctacatctacaaggtgCTGAAGCAGGTCCATCCGGACACCGGTGTCTCGTCGAAGGCGATGAGCATCATGAATAGCTTCGTGAACGACATCTTCGAGCGTATTGCTAACGAAGCATCTCGTCTGGCCCATTACAACCGACGGTCGACGATCACCTCCCGCGAGGTACAGACCGCCGTTCGTTTGCTGTTACCGGGAGAGCTGGCGAAACATGCCGTATCGGAAGGTACCAAGGCCGTTACCAAGTATACCAGCTCGAAGTAA